DNA from Solanum stenotomum isolate F172 chromosome 3, ASM1918654v1, whole genome shotgun sequence:
TCTATCCCGATCTCCATATTAAATATATCCTAGTTGCAACTTGTTTCACTATGGAGGAACAATCTCAGTGGATCCCTACCACGGGAGATTGGCAACTTAACCAAGATGCAAATTCTAGATCTTAACGAAAATAGGTTTACTGGTACGTATTCAAAGTTATAGCAAAAGTACAACTTATATTGTATAGAGCTTGTGGAGAATAGCAGAAGTGAAGTATAAACGGAGACCCTTTTGCTAGCCGAAGATCGTTAACTAAGATTGGAAGATTCAATTAAAGAAGAGGAAACTAGAAGGGAGAAAGAGTATTTTGGATAAAAGAACTTTGTTATAGAATAAGACTTCGATTCAAGTTGTTCTTAAGGTCACCCCTATTTATACTTGTTCTTAAGAACTttgtatatttatgttttttaccACTACTAAGAATCTAGACTACATCTAACCTCTTCTCCAAATATCTCCCTCAAATATCTAAAACTCTAGACTATCTAGATTTTTCCTAACTAGAAATATCTAATTCTCTAGAATATCTACACTTTTCTTATACACAACAAATATTAAAGATATCCCTATAAAACTCTAGAAAGTTGTACCTTCAAATAATCAACTTTATTTTTCACAGAGCTAACTAGTTAAACTCACTAGTATTCAATCTTTCAAAATGTATTGCCAGGTGAAATACCCAAGATAAACAATCTCGTTGAACTGGAGGAATTTGATGTTGGGTTCAATAGTTTTAGTGGTTCACTTGCAATGGAGACTTTCAACAAATCACGGCTGAGAATAATTTCTCTTGCATACAATAATATATCAGGAACCCTACCATCAAACATAGGTTCTATCTTACCAAACGTTGAAGAGCTTTATCTGAATAGCTTAACCAATCTTGTTGGGACTATTCCTCATTCTATCTCCAATTGTTCCAAACTTACTCTCCTAGAGCTTTCAGATAACAAACTCACAGACTTGATTCCCAATTCTCTTGGATATTTGACACGTCTACAAGCCCTAGTCTAGGAGATAAACAATTTAACCAGCGATTCATTTTTAAGCTTCCTGACTTCCTTAACCAATTGTAGAAATTTAACATATCTTCTTCTATCTCAGAACCCTCTAAACGGCATGCTTCCAGTATCAGCAGGGAACCTTTCCACATCTCTTACATTGTTTTACGCACATAATTGCAAGATCAAAGGTCGAATTCCAAATGAAGTCGGGAACTTAAGCAGCTTATTAGATCTCGATCTTTCTGGAAACAACTTGGTTGGATCCATTCCCAGAACAATTGGCAACTTGCAAAACATTCAGCGCTTCAAAATGAGTGACAACAAACTTATAGGATTTATTGAAgataatatttgtaaattgcaGCATTTGGGATATATTTACTTGGGTCAAAACCAACTTTCAGGATCTCTTCCTAATTGTTTAGGGAACATCACTTCTCTTAGACAGATACATATGGGTTCTAATAAATTGAGTTCCAATATACCAACTAGCTTAGGGAATCTTAAAGANNNNNNNNNNNNNNNNNNNNNNNNNNNNNNNNNNNNNNNNNNNNNNNNNNNNNNNNNNNNNNNNNNNNNNNNNNNNNNNNNNNNNNNNNNNNNNNNNNNNNNNNNNNGGAAATCTAAAGGTTGTGACACGGATGGATCTGTCGATGAATCAATTCtcaaatagaattcctagaCAAATTGGGGGATTACAAAATTTGGCGCACCTTTCTTTGAGACACAACAAGTTGCAAGGATCTATACCTGACTCAATGAGCAACATGGTAGGTTTGGAATTCCTAGACATTTCTCATAATAATATATCAGGAATCATTCCCATGTCTTTGGAGAAACTACAATACCTCGATTATTTCAATGTTTCATTCAACAAGTTGCGCGGTGAAATACCCTCGAGGGGTCCTTTCAAGAACCTCTCGAGTCAATTTTTCATCAACAATGAAGCATTGTGTGGTTTGTCAAGGTTTAATGTCCCACCATGCCCCACTTCATTAACGCATAGATCAAATAGGAAAATGATATTGCTAGTTCTATTTCTTTTGCTAGGAATAGCACTTGTATTAGTTCCTATCGTCTTTCTGTTCCTATGGATAAGGTATAGAAGAGGTAAAAGAGCTCCTCAACAAGCTGATTCATTGTCTATGGCAACAACAGAAAGAATTTCTTACTATGAACTGCTCCAAGCAACTGATTCGCTTAGCGAGAGTAATCTGATTGGTTCTGGAAGTTTTGGCTCTGTTTACAAAGGCGTTCTCAGAAGTGGAACTGCCATTGCAGTTAAAGTGTTCAATCTGCAACTGGAAGCAGCATTCAAGAGTTTCGATACAGAATGTGAAGTTTTGCGTAGCCTTCGCCATAGGAATCTTGTGAAAGTCATCACTAGTTGCTCCAACCTTGATTTCAAGGCTTTAGTGCTCGAGTATATGCCTAATGGAAGTCTTGAAAAGTATTTGTATTCGCACAACTACTTCCTAGACATCAGGCAGAGACTAAGTATTATGATAGATGTGGCATGTGCATTGGAATATTTCCATCATGGATGCTCCTCTCCCGTGATTCATTGTGATCTGAAGCCTAGTAACGTCTTGCTAGATGAGGATATGGTTGCCCACCTAAGTGACTTTGGTATTTCAAAACTGCTCAGTGAAGATGAGAGTGATTTATACACAAAAACCTTAGCAACATTTGGTTATATTGCACCAGGTAcgtctctttgtttttgttaatttgAACATTGATTtttcgtctttttttttttccaatcaaGACGAAACCCTCTCaacttcaaaggttcttttcccaaacacttgggatcataaacccctcaacatacagtggattccactcaaaaacacaaccaaatcttGTCCCAAATtagcaagaacttcaacaacacaatcaacaacatcaacaacacaacccacaacttcaacaacaacacaaccaacaacttcaacaacaacacaaccaatccttttttcaataataaaacgagtttggcgtgtggggaaAAGAATCACCCAACACTATGGACTCACATACCTGATAAGGGATCATCCCCAACGAaaatccacgacgatccttagcttcttcttttttttctcctcttctttctctcttctttctctcttctctcccaagccctaactctttactctttaaaaatgagaCAAACTGATCTAAAAAATTAGTCCAACACttaaatataaccaaaagaattgattagggaaaagaccaaaatgcccttaaaatttccggactaAACTGCCCTGTGCGACTGTGccgacagcccaacttccaaagggcataactcactcatacgaactcggaatcgagcaaactcagtggagttggaaagatcattccaaggtcTTTCCAGACATAACTGGAAATTCATTTAAATCATTTTGatctaggagttacgactgctcaaagttgaccaaaaactcattttttttccatactttgccaaattttctagattctttccaaaatgactatttccaattcaactcttcttggaactcaatgtgctaCATATGGGGACCTtaacttaacactcaagaaattttattcctcggtaaaatctcactccacatgaaggacggctcgagtcttagttcgaaaaaaaTTCTCTGGGGTGTTATACTAAGCATTATGATAGATGTGGCATGTGTGTTGGAATATTTCCATCATGGGTGCTCTTTACCGTTGATTCACTGTGATCTAAAGCCTAGTAACGTCTTGCTGGATGTGGATATGGTTGCCCACCTAAGCGACTTTGGTATTTCAAAACTGCTTGGTGAAGATTAGAGTGATTTATACACTAAAACCTTAGCAACATTGGGCTATATCACACCAGGTACGTCTCTTTGTTTTTGCTAATTTGAGCATTAATTTTTCgtctttttgtttttcaataaaGAAAGTATATTGCATCTTTAAATGAATTGTTTGATTGTAGAGTATGGACTGGATGGACTGGTGTCAGTAAAATGTGATGTCTATAGTTACGGGAGTATGTTGCTCGAAACATTTACTTGGAGAAAGCCTAGTGATTTTGAGGGAGATCTTAACTTGaagttgtcacgccccaagcctacaccctgggcgggaccgacagtcgaagaccattgctgcccccaagcaaacccttggcctggcttacttaactcagcggaaaactTAACTTgacagaataactccatgcaatgaaAGATCATAAAACAACCCAACAGATAAAATCTTGGCCAAagaggcaactcgagtctcaaaataaaatatttacatatatacatagatgagagactcaatactaactgactgactaaTTTTCTATGgagcctctataacactgagatggatattgggacagaccccgcaacatcctaataaaacaaaactaagagaacaaaataaccgagtcctccaaaatgcaaagaggctcaccattgactctggagtgctcagttggatcaacggtatgctggatgctgatcttgggtacctgcgtctacatcatcataagatgcaggccaactgttatcagtacattgaatgtacgagtatgcgagatggaaagctaaaccacaacttaagcttgaaaggagtacaagagaacacttacctagGCTTTGTTCAACTCGTGAATAaccgaactcaatataaagtaataagGCACATGccatatatataaaacttgtaaaacagtgtaaacaacttagttcgttaaggataaaacaataacaaactcaactttacttatatataagtaatataactttagtgggagattctttaaccgacaaccaccactatgagccctagtgatgatacaacgttttaccttaCGTTGCCCAATGaccatcatataccttgccgtgatataggaccttacttaacttagtggatccactagcttaacttacgtgatcatctaaaagtatgacccgttaaatcccatgtttggctacatggttcttatggagagttaagttaatatgaactcgtgtccccaattcggtgctcaatactactcccaaaaatactttagctcatatgtgttttaaacacatctttctttagtttgagatgattgctcaaagcttagcccaaaggctctcttggaaaacatagttcctttcttactcaaatgtaaaaacatttataaacttctttgggaacttattcccttataacttttgagaaaaagaactcaactctatactctttacttaacttgaaacttgagccttaaaacgaagttaaaaacgttcaataaagacccttgaaaaactttaaagacttactttgacttacttcttaacttctaagcttgactctaacttcacttgactttgatcctaactttccttgaattggattacggattcaagggtaatgatctcatgtttatggatgagttcgggatgtctagatgtaccttagagtgttgaaaacaactagaaaacataggtacattaccaaggaacatgtatgaaaaagtggggaaggaatgggaaggattggcgtccttggcgctctgagaggcgcggggcgccagccctcaaagcTCAAAAGGCCTGGTGGGGCACTCTACATGGCACGCCGCCCCAAGGGTGGAAGCTCAGaatcccttttggggcgcgctggctagcgcgacgccccagccttTTCCCCAGAAAATCTGACTTTTCTCCTATGTTTTTCCAACTCTAAccttcttaacttcaaaggttccagccccaaacacttagaatcataaaaccccttaatatacaatagattcaacacaaaatcacaaccggaaacatTCACCAtaccaacaagaaacttcaacaacacaaccacaacttcaacaaacacaaccacaaacttcaacaaacacaaccaatcttttctcggaattaaaacgagtttggagtgtgggggaatgaaccaacccaatactatgatctcacataccttctaagggatcacccccgacgaaaaccacgacgatcttgaagaatccttgcttcttcttctctttctcatcttctttctctcttctctcaaaagccctaactctcacttttaaaagggaaaactgatGTAAAATCAGCTTAGACCCTTGATATACAACCAAAATAAAAGGtgagggaaaagaccaaactacccttaaaATTTCGGATGAACTTCCCTTACCAACAGCCCAACTTTGAAAgagcataactcactcatacgaactcggaatcgagcaaactcggcggcgttggaaagatcattccaagagatttccaaaaataactggaaattcacctaactcatcctgagctaagagttatgactgctcaaagttgaccaaaaactcatttttttcccatacttaaccaaatttccagattataaattcttccaaaaaaaaagactatttcaaatttccagcctcttcatagttatttcaacttacACGATGTTACAGAAGCAATGGGTGAGTTATTCACTCCCAGAGGCAGTAATGGATGTTGTAGATGCCAACTTGGTTACACCAACTGATAATCGCTTACAGAAGGAATTAGATATTTTGGCATCAATCATGAAAGTGGCATTAGATTGTTGTGCTGAATCTCCAGCAAGAAGGACGAATATGAAAGATGTTGTAGGGATGTTACAGAAGATCAAGATTCAACTTCTTGCATATGGAGCATGTTCTCTGAATCTCTTGTTCCGAATCAATCACTTGTTTGTTGCAAATGTTTGCTAAATTGTTGGATTCATGTAAAGattgtgtttttttgttttagccCTTGATTTGCGTTTGATGCTGTTTTGTAACGCTGATTGGTTTCAATAAGTCTCACTGTTTCATTTGCAAAATGGTGTAACTTGATTTGCTTTGTTGTCCATATCTCTGATTTTCTTTATTCAATTTATCTTTATAAGTCTCATGGTGGCACATTTCGAATGCAGAGCTGtattttgttgaatatatttttcTGTTTTATATAACTCAAGCTTTATGGTACTCATCATTTTGCGAATGACATAATTCAGAACTTTTCTCAACTACTAGGAACAATACAATCGATCAGATCCTAGACCTGCCTCTTTGGTATGGTTCAATAATTAAAAGTACTTGAAAGTTATTTTCATATGTATGCATTAATATGCAGAGTTTTATATTGGCATAatatatgccctttaacttggcttcatttcacatttataccCTCAAACTTTGGGtttgcacaaataggcacttaaacttatataaagttgaacaagtagacacattaGTCCTATGTGGCACAAGACACATAGGACACCATGTAGGATGTCACataggacatgtgtgtctatttaaataatttcatacaagtttaagtgtctagttgtgcacactcaaagttggaggacataaatataaaatgaggcaaagttaaagggcatatttatatattatgccttttATATTTCATTGAGAGATTAATACAAGtggtattatttattatatccAATTGTTATTTGATAGGATCAGTAGTCATAAAGTTGTAAAATGTGCAGGGTCCTACATACTCGTGGGTTTAAAATGTTGTACAATTTGCAGGGTAGATCCACAATGATGGCTACAGACTTGATGGAACTCGGTAACTTTGggtcaaattttatatttgcgttaaaaattcttttaatatgTACAAATCAGAACTCAGTAagcaaaaataattataattcgCAACTCATAAACTAAAAAACTTAGACTCCCCCTATGCTGTATTATGAGATTTCACACTTCTAGAGtgtgtgtttatatatatagcCAGAGACACACCACGAGAATGTCAAGAAGTTGAATTCTTGATGTACCCCTCACAAGGAAAACACACATTTGTGTCCAGACTTCAGTATGTCCTGTCCCGCGGATTCAAAATGCAGAAGAAAACATCTGTTTTTTTAACTTAATGGGTGCGAAAAAAGCTAAAATAATAGTTAAAATGAGACAAAGGAAGTCGAACTAATCAGCGGAAATAGATACTCCATATGGACCACTTTACTtgtcacattttttttgtttatacgTCCCTAAGAAACTATATGTTTTAACTATCATATCCTTAATATCTtgaatcatatatttttagtaagaacGAAAGGAGTATTAACAAAACCGAGCCCTCTTTTTTGTAGCTCAAAATATTCTCATTTTCAATAGTGTGAGACACACAACACGAGAATGTCAAGAGTTGAATTCTTGACATTCCCACACAAGCAAAATACACATTTGTGTACAGACTTTAGTATGTGTGGGGACGGATTTAGTCCAAATtcaatatttgtatataaaaattcaCTAATTATGTCCAGACTAGTCATACCATTTTCCTACTAACTACGGAGAAAATATTAACCTCTTTTTTCTTGTTGCTTCAATATGTTATGGCTAGTTCAGCCATGACCCAAACCAACATCACCATTGATCAACTAGctcttctttctttaaaatctcaaatcatTTCGGACCCCTTTCACTTCTTGGATGAAAGCTGGTCTCCCGCTATTTCTGTTTGCCGTTGGGTAGGAGTCACTTGTGGTTCTCGTTACCAGCGAGTGAAGTCCTTGAATCTTTCCAATATGACTCTTACAGGCACGATTCCTCCTGATTTTGGAAATCTCACATTTCTTGTTTCTCTTGACTTGGGAAGGAACAATTTCCATGGAAATTTGCCTCAAGAAATGGCACGTTTGCATCGGCTTAAGTTTCTTGATTACGTTTGAACAACTTCAGAGGGGAGGTTCATTCTTGGTTTGGGTTTTACACCAACTTCAATATCTAAATCTTGGAAGTAATAGTTTCACTGGTTCCATTCCACCATCACTCTCGAATGCCTCAAGGTTGGAGAGTTTAGTAATATCTGCCAATTTACTTTAAGGAAACATCCCGGAAGAGATAGGCAATCTTCACAACCTGAAATACTTGTACATAGAAGATAATCAGCTTATAGGTTCTATACCATCGACAATTTTCAATATatctaaatctttttttttcaatcaagaaagtatattgcatcttttaattaattgtttgacTGTAGAATAAGGACTGGATGGACTGGAGTCAATAAAATGTGATGTCTATAGTTACGGGATTATGTTGCTCGAAACATTTACTAGGAGAAAGGCTAGTGAGTTTGAGGGAGATCTTAGCTTGAAGCAATGGGTGAGTTATTCACTCCCAGAGGTAGAAATGGACGTTATGGATGCCAACTTGTTTACACCAATGGATAATCGCTTACAGAAGGAGTTAGATATCGTGGCATCAATCCTGAAAGTAGCATTAGATTGTTGTGCTGAATCTCCGAcaagaaggaaaaatatgaaagatgTTGTAGGTATGCTACAGAAGATTAAGAGCACGTTCTCTGAATGTCTTGTTCCGAATCGATCACTTGTTTGTTTTATGGAAAGATATtgcttttttgttttgttttagcaCTTTATTTGTGCATGATTCTGTTTTCAGAAATGCTAGTTGGTTGCAATAAATGTCACTGTTTCCTCTTAAAAACTAGAACCAAATTGATCCTCTTGAAAATCTTGAAGCAGAATGATCATTTTGTAAATTGTTAGAGGAATAAACTATATGAATACACATAGGCAAGTAATATAGTAAATGTTTTACATGGGAAACACTAAGACATCAagacaacaaacaaaacgaGCAATGACAAAAAAATGCATTCATGCAAGATATAAAGAAGGGTCTCATCCAAGGTTGTAAATTGTAATGCAGCCAAACTACTCGACCGACACAAACATCAATGTCTGAATCCATGACTCAAAATCGTACTTTGTTGAACACTTAAGAATTGGTTGAAAAGACAAAACAATTTGCAGAAATTCATTAAGGCAAAACGTCGAACATGTTGTGGGCAACAAATCATGCTGTAAGCTACACATTCATGTACTAAGCTTTATCAATGTCTTGAAAATAATGGATAGATTTCATACATGAGACCTAAGTGAGTGCTTGAAACAATAAAGGGAAAATCATTCGCTAAAACTCAACAAATAACCACTTTTCAGCTCATGCAGTTGAAAAATAATGATTCATGTCCCGGGAATTCAAAGCTTGATTTGGGGATTCTATGATACACGTCACATTGGAAAAAACTTACCCGCACCGGGTGTATACACTAAACTAATGCAATTTTCATTATTATgtgatttaatgaagtaaaacacatgttaattaattatggtTAAGTATAACaaactataaatttaaacacatgaTATAGATGTATTGGTTTGGTGTATACACTCGCCGCGGGTAAGTTTTACCCTTTCacgtttttcaaatacaaatattggtACACaagtttatataaaatattattttatattaaccAACCATTTATTTCTTATTGTTAGAATTGTAGAATCTAAGCTATATTCTTCAAATACCAGATGAAGAACTAGAGAGAAAAACTGTTGCCTTACATTTCATTTCAATGAATCATAATCATCTATTTTGTGTGATTTTCTACATTACAAATgcactcttttatatataaagtacACCGACTCATCTGTAACTAACACAtctgtaacatccggcaatttgaaataactatgaaaaagcttaaaaatcagaaatagtcatttttggaataaaattcaaaatctgggaatttggttaagtgtgggaaatcagtgaatTTTGACCAATtttgaacagtcataactcctagctcaggatgagttaggagtagttccagttatgattGCGaatcttgtggaatgatctttcgaac
Protein-coding regions in this window:
- the LOC125859176 gene encoding receptor kinase-like protein Xa21; the encoded protein is MEKAFKKVIAFTNNSLSGDLPNGLCKHLTILRRLDLSKNKLDGHMPKSLSNCSKLQILSLSENDFDGRIHSEIGRLSNLQTLDITSNHYTGEIPKINNLVELEEFDVGFNSFSGSLAMETFNKSRLRIISLAYNNISGTLPSNIGSILPNVEELYLNSLTNLVGTIPHSISNCSKLTLLELSDNKLTDLIPNSLGYLTRLQALNPLNGMLPVSAGNLSTSLTLFYAHNCKIKGRIPNEVGNLSSLLDLDLSGNNLVGSIPRTIGNLQNIQRFKMSDNKLIGFIEDNICLEFLDISHNNISGIIPMSLEKLQYLDYFNVSFNKLRGEIPSRGPFKNLSSQFFINNEALCGLSRFNVPPCPTSLTHRSNRKMILLVLFLLLGIALVLVPIVFLFLWIRYRRGKRAPQQADSLSMATTERISYYELLQATDSLSESNLIGSGSFGSVYKGVLRSGTAIAVKVFNLQLEAAFKSFDTECEVLRSLRHRNLVKVITSCSNLDFKALVLEYMPNGSLEKYLYSHNYFLDIRQRLSIMIDVACALEYFHHGCSSPVIHCDLKPSNVLLDEDMVAHLSDFGISKLLSEDESDLYTKTLATFGYIAPGTSLCFC